A stretch of Leucobacter aridicollis DNA encodes these proteins:
- a CDS encoding DMT family transporter yields the protein MARSKYQLAAALTGSGLAGMLVALQSRINGGFAQEIGSGYLAAAISFGGGLVLIGLVLVCSRRGRTGLGKMRREVSAGRLPVWALFGGIGGAAFVLTQGLITPLTGVALFTVGIVAGQVSGGLLMDRLGLGPGGRINATPTRLAGTALAIVAVIVTVAASLDADLVLLVLVPVVVGAGMAAQSMVNGLVRAAAESAVTATFMNFVVGTAVLGTVALVSVLINGWPTSWPSELWMYSGGVIGVIFIAVAAMLVRQAGVLLLSMSNVAGQLIAAMLFEIGFPLAGGLTPALVVGTTIAFVAVIVAALPSKPLGRGEAI from the coding sequence ATGGCTCGTTCCAAGTATCAGCTCGCGGCGGCCCTCACAGGCTCTGGCCTCGCGGGTATGCTCGTCGCCCTGCAGTCTCGCATTAACGGCGGCTTCGCGCAGGAGATCGGGAGCGGCTATCTTGCCGCGGCGATCTCATTCGGGGGAGGGCTTGTCCTCATTGGTCTGGTGCTCGTGTGTTCGCGGCGCGGCCGAACTGGCCTCGGGAAGATGCGCCGCGAGGTCTCGGCCGGCAGGCTTCCCGTCTGGGCGCTGTTCGGGGGCATTGGCGGCGCGGCATTCGTGCTGACGCAGGGGCTGATCACCCCGCTCACGGGCGTCGCCCTTTTCACCGTCGGGATCGTCGCCGGCCAGGTGTCTGGCGGCCTCCTGATGGACAGGCTGGGGCTTGGCCCGGGCGGGCGCATCAACGCCACACCGACGCGTCTTGCGGGAACGGCCCTCGCCATCGTCGCGGTCATCGTGACGGTGGCCGCAAGCCTCGACGCGGACCTCGTGCTGCTCGTGCTCGTCCCGGTCGTTGTCGGCGCGGGCATGGCAGCCCAGTCGATGGTGAACGGCCTCGTGAGAGCGGCCGCGGAGAGCGCGGTGACCGCGACATTCATGAACTTCGTCGTCGGAACGGCGGTGCTCGGCACCGTGGCGCTCGTGTCGGTGCTCATCAACGGCTGGCCGACGAGCTGGCCGTCGGAGCTCTGGATGTACAGCGGCGGCGTCATCGGCGTGATCTTCATCGCCGTGGCCGCGATGCTCGTCCGACAGGCCGGGGTGCTGCTGCTCAGCATGTCGAACGTTGCCGGCCAGCTTATCGCCGCGATGCTTTTCGAGATCGGGTTCCCGCTCGCGGGCGGGCTCACTCCGGCGCTCGTGGTGGGGACGACGATCGCGTTCGTGGCCGTGATCGTCGCAGCGCTGCCGAGTAAGCCGCTCGGGCGGGGCGAGGCGATCTAG
- a CDS encoding DsbA family protein, whose amino-acid sequence MSNDTTSRLSKNERRTQAREQARIAREAEKKREKRRRLYVQGGVVLGVVAILAIVGLVLTQSLKPAGPGPKNMASGAAVFTKDLKVVPSPALEDPKAERVAPEVNRDELPLDVTVYVDYMCPACGNFEAQNGVMLENYVGSGDANLAVYPINFLDGQSLGTKYSTRAANAFACVVEQQPDFAFELHKRLLSPEVQPSEGTPGLDDKELLKQAEAAGAKPTQELQRCIQDRPFGGFFSENYTAASEGIWGLADGQRLLQPSSATELQPEGKPQRLVSTPLVLVNGQQWSEGRDGSLETFMLKIKGEIEQAGAAESATD is encoded by the coding sequence ATGTCGAATGACACCACGTCGCGACTCTCGAAGAACGAGCGACGCACGCAGGCTCGCGAGCAGGCTCGGATCGCTCGTGAGGCTGAGAAGAAGCGCGAAAAGCGCCGTCGCCTGTATGTGCAGGGCGGCGTCGTGCTTGGCGTCGTCGCGATCCTCGCGATCGTCGGCCTCGTGCTCACACAGTCGCTGAAGCCCGCCGGTCCCGGACCGAAGAACATGGCTTCCGGCGCCGCAGTGTTCACGAAGGACCTGAAGGTCGTGCCGTCGCCCGCACTTGAGGACCCGAAGGCCGAGCGCGTCGCCCCCGAGGTGAACCGCGACGAGCTGCCCCTCGACGTCACCGTCTACGTGGACTACATGTGCCCCGCCTGCGGCAACTTCGAGGCCCAGAACGGCGTCATGCTCGAGAACTACGTCGGCTCCGGCGATGCGAACCTCGCGGTCTACCCGATCAACTTCCTCGACGGCCAGTCGCTCGGCACGAAGTACTCGACACGCGCGGCGAACGCGTTCGCCTGCGTCGTCGAGCAGCAGCCCGACTTCGCCTTCGAACTGCACAAGCGTCTCCTGAGCCCCGAGGTACAGCCGTCCGAGGGCACCCCGGGCCTCGACGATAAGGAACTGCTGAAGCAGGCCGAGGCGGCCGGTGCGAAGCCGACCCAGGAGCTCCAGCGCTGCATCCAGGACCGGCCCTTCGGCGGGTTCTTCAGCGAGAACTACACGGCCGCGAGCGAGGGCATCTGGGGCCTCGCCGACGGGCAGCGCCTGCTGCAGCCCTCGAGCGCGACGGAGCTCCAGCCCGAGGGTAAGCCGCAGCGCCTCGTATCGACCCCGCTCGTGCTCGTCAACGGGCAGCAGTGGAGCGAGGGCCGCGACGGCTCGCTCGAGACCTTCATGCTGAAGATCAAGGGTGAGATCGAGCAGGCCGGCGCCGCAGAGTCGGCAACGGACTAA